From a region of the Daphnia pulicaria isolate SC F1-1A chromosome 1, SC_F0-13Bv2, whole genome shotgun sequence genome:
- the LOC124324978 gene encoding uncharacterized protein LOC124324978, which produces MTMTIDNLAADFRKVGEQLPVAPSPPPDDLIAFVDACTSSKKNATTKRRAIRLGSQSSLDGSNQVTTASISIAPPASWCSWTIPKMKKSRGNEDLAPEADAGRVKGRTNVDGKKSGRRASSSSKRNPPVSKANVLLVCDRKKKTVNADPRICRKCNQRGHTFLKCPNYPIGGRSVEKNHISLSSAPSVGINLATNEDWSVENSRSYKENSRCDVSSRRKVAGNVYSWNRGQKTLHATEPKPSDNWRASGEAWSPFPSFLDLPSTSGTSGVTRAGLDKCDIQPNVNENFPTPKHVIDVEMRWNLEEI; this is translated from the exons atgacgatgacgattgATAATTTGGCTGCAGATTTCAGAAAAGTAGGAGAACAGTTGCCTGTTGCTCCGTCACCACCGCCTGATGATTTGATAGCTTTTGTCGATGCTTGTacatcaagtaaaaaaaatgcaacaacCAAGAGAAGAGCGATAAGGTTAGGTTCCCAGTCGAGTTTGGATGGATCCAACCAAGTGACAACCGCAAGTATAAGCATTGCACCACCAGCTAGTTGGTGCTCATGGACAAttcccaaaatgaaaaaatctcgAGGAAATGAAGATCTGGCACCTGAAGCCGACGCTGGAAGAGTCAAAGGAAGAACGAATGTGGACGGTAAAAAATCTGGCCGTCGGGCGAGCTCTAGCAGTAAAAGAAACCCTCCTGTTTCGAAGGCTAACGTACTTCTAGTAtgtgacagaaaaaagaaaactgttaaTGCAGATCCTCGGATTTGCCGTAAG tGCAATCAAAGAGGACACACGTTTTTAAAATGCCCCAATTACCCAATCGGTGGAAGGAGTGTTGAGAAAAACCATATTTCTCTTAGCAGCGCTCCTTCAGTTGGCATAAATTTGGCAACGAATGAAGATTGGAGTGTTGAAAATTCTAGGTCTTATAAAGAAAACTCAAGATGCGATGTCTCCAGTAGAAGGAAGGTAGCGGGAAATGTTTATAGTTGGAATCGAGGACAAAAGACTCTGCATGCCACCGAACCAAAACCGAGTGACAATTGGAGAGCTAGTGGTGAGGCTTGGTCACCATTTCCCAGTTTTCTTGATCTACCTTCTACTTCGGGTACTAGCGGTGTAACGCGAGCTGGATTGGACAAGTGCGACATACAACCAAATGTGAATGAAAACTTTCCTACACCTAAACATGTAATCGATGTGGAAATGAGATGGAATCTTGAAGAAATTTAA